The genomic stretch CTCCTCCATTAGGGAGAATGGCAGCATAAACAACACTCCACAAGCGACCTCGGCTCTCAGTGTCCAAAGACCGTCAGTGCTGGATGTGGCTTACGCGGCCGCCTTCAATCCTGCGACCTCCTTGACTGCGGAGCAGATCCGGCAAAGCGTTCCCACGGAGAAGCAGTTGACAGATCCTTTTCGACAGGGTGTTATAGTCGAAGGTGGCGTCAGATACAGGCAGACTGTTGTCATACGATCTTACGAGGTCGGGCCTGATAAGACTGCAACGTTGGAGACCATCCTCAACCTCCTCCAGGTAAACATGACCTGGTCCTTCCGTTCCAGCAAAAGTAGATGATGATTGATTTCTGTGAATCGGACAGGAAACAGCACTGAATCACGTATGGTTATCCGGTCTGCTCGGTGATGGATTCGGAGCTACTCATGGCATGATGAGGAACAATCTCATTTGGGTGGTCACAAGGATGCACGTCCTTCTCGACGAGTATCCTATCTGGTAATCTCTGCTTTATGCTCATCTTATGTTCTGCCCTCTGTAGCAGACGCATCATATATCAGGCGATTGCAGGGGAGAGGTGGTGGAGATCGACACATGGGTTGGGGCGTCAGGGAAGAACGGGATGCGAAGAGATTGGCTGCTTCGAAGTCGCTTCTCAGGGCAAGTCTTCTGCCGTGCTACAAGGCACGAACAGTACTTCGATCtcttttgctctctctctctcttcctcgatGTTTCTCCGTGATCTGATGATGCCATGAACTGGATTGAGCAGCACTTGGGTGATGATGAACCAGCAAACCAGGCGGCTCTCCAAGATGCCAGAAGAGGTGAGAGATGAGATCTCCCCGTGGTTCACCGAAACGAGAGCAGTCCACGAAGAAGCTCTTGAGAAGATCGACAAGCTCGATGACAACGCAAAGTACGTCAACTCCAACTTGATGGTGGGTAATCGTTCTCCCCTCATCAACAGAGCGTTACAGTTCTGTGGAAGCTCATCGCCCATCGTTTTGTGTAGCCAAAATGGAACGACTTGGACATGAACCACCATGTCAACAACGTAAAGTACGTGAGATGGATGCTTGAGGTAAATGCCTGCATCTTCCTCATACTGCGTAAAATCCAGCATCTAAGTTACCAGATCACATGATCATCACTGCAGACGATTCCTGACGGGTTCATGGAGGACCACCAGCTCTCAAGCATCGTTCTGGAGTACAGAAGGGAGTGTGATAGTTCGGATACAGTGCAGTCCATCTGCGAGCCTGACGAAGATTCCCTTCCCCGGGATAAGAACATCAGGATTCTCACGGGATTCTCGCTGGCACCGGAGATTCTCGACGGCGGGGGGCTGTTGGGGACGTTCGACAAGTGGCCAACAAGGTATACGCATCTGCTGCAGATCAAAGGGGAGAAGAAGGACGAAGAAATAGTGAGGGGGAAGACGacatggaggaagaagaagaagaagaagtcattaaATTCTTCCCATTTACCTGTCGTGAAACAGTAAGATCTTGTAAAGCTCAAGCGCTTCAAATTGTACGTAGAAACTTTGATTATGGGCGTTTGAACGGTCAAATTTTGGGGTGCAAAACACGTGTACGATGGATCTCATGTTCCCTATTACTAGTGGTATATGTTGGAGCCTTTTTACATTTAGAGCATCAGCTTTATgtatttattattttcaaattatataACGGGGTGTGATACATACCGTTTTTCGCTTTGGGGAGGGGGGGAGGGAAGGGGTGATGGATGTGTGGAGCGGTGTCATTCGATCGATCTGTTATTGCAGGCGGCGACAAAAAGATGCAGAGGAGGATGTTCTACGCGTATCTGAAACGATTGGGTGCTTTGTCGGAGCTCTCAGGAGGGGGAGAAGGCAAGGGGTGACGGATGCGTGGAGCGGTGCGTTGCAGGCGGCGACAAGCGATGCAGAGGGGGATGTTCTCCGCGTATCTGAAACCGCTGGGTGTTTTGTCGGAGCGCAAACTCGACCTGGCCAGCGCCGCCATCGCAACCTCCCTCAGCAGCGTCACCGGTTTCAGCCTCCTCGTATGTCCACCGTCCCTCCTCTCCCCATCCCTTTCTCGTCTTCTTTGCTTCACCTTTTGTGATAACAACTGTACCTCCAACACGGAGCAAAGCGGAGGACCGATCGAGTAGGTCCAAATAATGTTGGTTGGAAGCTTTTCCATGTGAAAGGGCTTGATCTTTGTTTTCCTTCGTTTCAAATGGAGCAGCGTCAAGGAGGAAgaattcctatatatatatatatatatatatattccattccGTTCGATAACAGGCGATCTGTGTATCGGtcaactgacggaccggtacataccatccGTATCGAacgatattatttaaaattatatatcttgGTTTACAGGGTCCAATATTTCTCGGATTAATTGTTTTAAGATCTTATAAATACAAATGGAATATTAAGCTTTTACATAGTTGAGTGACATAATGAGTTTAGTCTCAACAAAGATTGTGTTTGAAGGATTTGGACTGCTTTCAGCTGTGCTCACACCCTCATCTGATACAACTATAATGCATCAGAataggagatgatgatgatgagtttattGTAATTGCTACTAAATATGTAAACATTAGGATACAATGATCAGCATAATAATAATGATCAATTTTAAGGTTCAGAAGATTTCACCACACTATATATGCAAACAATAGAATATATAGTTGATTGGAATTACAACTACTGAATACTAAGTTTTTAGCAAATTGTAGTTGCTAGAGTGATTTAACAATGTTAATTATTGTTTCTCTAAATAATCCCCTAAAATGATCAGTaaatgtaagtatcaattcataaatGAATGTCTAATGTAAATTGGGGGTTGATATGTATATGTTATGACCATTATATCAGGATATGAAGACCTTTAGGCATGTTAAGTATATCCACTATCATGAAAGGTTAGATAATGAGCATGAAAAAACCATGACAGAAGATAGAGAGACACATCAAGTAATTGGAGCTTTCAAAAGTTTCTCTAGCATTACACAAAACCCTTCACTTCCATGTTTACCTGGTGAAAAACTTCATTTAAGTATAACTCACCAAGTAAAGAACTACTCCCTTCTCAAGCATCTACTAGGTCACAGTTTCACAAAAAACCTACGCTTTCATGATCACTTTATTTCAACTAGACAGTAGTACATCAGACTTTAATGAATTGATCATCACCGGTGATCTCAATAGTTTGAAACGCCAATTGCATTTGGAAGCAAAACCTCCAATTGCAGTAGCATGGTTGATCAAAGACTTCATTTAACCAAAATTTAGCCAATCACTAAGCAGTTGTTTTGTCTCCTCACCAGTTATGACAATCATATCTTGACAGTGAAAATTGGATGAAGAGCAACTAACTAGCTGGTTCACTTCAACATATTCTGTAAAGGTAACCTTTCGTGGAATATTCGCTCCCTTGCCATGGTTGCCTGCAAGATTAAGCCAAGATGTGTCAAAAGATTATCATCATAGTTTCAACACTAAAAGTGTTCATTCCATTAAGGATCTCATCAGCTAGATGCATCTCGATAAGAAACTGTTTTCAAACACGCAACGAAACCGAAATGCCACAGATGTCTCTAAACATGGTACTGGGTCCATCAAGACTGAATTTACATGGTTTGGAGTTTATAGTTTAGTGTTTCTTACGGTCtagtaaaaagtataatacaTGCAGG from Musa acuminata AAA Group cultivar baxijiao chromosome BXJ1-3, Cavendish_Baxijiao_AAA, whole genome shotgun sequence encodes the following:
- the LOC135639070 gene encoding palmitoyl-acyl carrier protein thioesterase, chloroplastic-like, encoding MASLSCALYLPTKCSSIRENGSINNTPQATSALSVQRPSVLDVAYAAAFNPATSLTAEQIRQSVPTEKQLTDPFRQGVIVEGGVRYRQTVVIRSYEVGPDKTATLETILNLLQETALNHVWLSGLLGDGFGATHGMMRNNLIWVVTRMHVLLDEYPIWGEVVEIDTWVGASGKNGMRRDWLLRSRFSGQVFCRATSTWVMMNQQTRRLSKMPEEVRDEISPWFTETRAVHEEALEKIDKLDDNAKYVNSNLMPKWNDLDMNHHVNNVKYVRWMLETIPDGFMEDHQLSSIVLEYRRECDSSDTVQSICEPDEDSLPRDKNIRILTGFSLAPEILDGGGLLGTFDKWPTRYTHLLQIKGEKKDEEIVRGKTTWRKKKKKKSLNSSHLPVVKQ